CCTCGTCGCGCCCGTCTTCTTCTTTGAGGTGCACTTCGACGGTTTCATCACGCGCCGTGGGGAGGTTCTTGCCGACATAATCGGCCCGGATCGGCAGCTCGCGATGTCCGCGGTCCACCAGGACCGCCAGCTGGATGCTGCTGGGACGGCCGAAGTCGATGATCCCGTCCAGAGCGGCGCGGATCGTCCTGCCGGTGAACAGAACGTCGTCTACCAGGATGATCTTCTTCCCGTCAATCGGGAAGTGAATGAGGGTAGCCTTGAGCAGGGCATGGGGCCCGACCGTGGTGGCGTCATCCCGGTAGAGCGTGATGTCCAGGACGCCCACCGGAATCTCGAGCTTCTCGATGTCCTTGATACGGGCCGCCAGCCTCTCCGCCAGCGGCACGCCGCGCGTCCGGATCCCCACCAGGACGAGGTCCTCCAGGTCGCGGTTCTT
Above is a genomic segment from Candidatus Polarisedimenticolia bacterium containing:
- the pyrR gene encoding bifunctional pyr operon transcriptional regulator/uracil phosphoribosyltransferase PyrR, with protein sequence MPANNDALVMDEVKIDRTLTRMAHEILEKNRDLEDLVLVGIRTRGVPLAERLAARIKDIEKLEIPVGVLDITLYRDDATTVGPHALLKATLIHFPIDGKKIILVDDVLFTGRTIRAALDGIIDFGRPSSIQLAVLVDRGHRELPIRADYVGKNLPTARDETVEVHLKEEDGRDEVHIVRPGTTSRRTEERAAEKEKKKA